gtaggtatgtataatatatatacatgtatatgaatCTATATATATTGGCGCTTTAATTCACTATTACTACACATAATTCTTGTTGTTCTATCTTCATAGTTATATATAAAgtgaatatatatgtgtgtgtttacattTCGTTTTCACCTATTCAATTTTACTCATTTACACACTTCAAAAATTGATATAGcaatgtatatgtttgtatatataatttaaatattattgtaatttactatttttattattataatttaagttGTAACTAAAGATCAAACCATAAGTGTAATTATATAAGGATGTGGATGTGTGTTGGTGTATACAATTTATGCACACAAAATCCAATTTTAATGTAGTTTAACAATACTATTCTCTTGagattaagaaataaaagaaatcaacTGGAACTGCCAGCTAGGTTAGACTGTAGTGTATTTAAATGCGGCAAATGTGCAGATGTGCAACGAATTTACAGTTTAACAAACGTCCTAACATATAGaactaaaagtaaatattactGGGGAGCGAGATATAAAACTCCTTATACACTAATAGCTTATTTAAATGATTAGGTACAACTTATAACACGTTAAGTATAAATGTATTCCCGAAAAATATCCATCTAAATTATTGTAGTATTGTGCCTAAAAGCGAGTTATTTTGGGCATTCATTCATCAAAttcatgcaaaaaataaataactcataattaattcaaaataagatCGCCACTACATATACCCATTCCCCTACAGTCTCATCATATATCCTTATAGCTGTACCAGTTGATTCATTCTAACAAATTTATACTAGATTAATGAACAGTTTACGATTTGTTcgctaaatattttcaaattatgaaTTTACTTTTTGCTTGTAATTTTACGCTACGATTTTAGTCAATGTCTGTGTATAATGGATGGTAGCagtgtgtttatgtatgttttGTTAAGTGCCTAATGCTCTCGCTTTATTTTTATGCCTTCAcatatgttttttctttgtccTTTTTCCTCAATATaagtaatgtatgtatataaactttatatttagtatttgtttatgtaatatatatatatatagttagtaATTAATTTCAACAACTGAACTGAATGAATAGACGCTAAGCTTATAATTTAATCTTGTTTCACTGTACACGGCCAAAAGGCAACGTTCACTACCTCGGCGAGGACGCTGCAATTTGGACGCGTTAAGTGTATCTAGACTAATGCGCCTTAAACTGCCTGCGAGGCAGCGTATGGAGGTTGTGTTGCACTGTCATTTCCATACGTTGAACGTGGTCCGGCGCCGTAGTTCGAAGCACCGCCGTCTTGCTTGCCATAGTTGCTGTAGTCATAATCATAACCAGAGCCATAACCGCCGTAGTCATATTCAGAGCCTGATTTTGACGCTGAGTTACCAGGACCAGTTCGCGGCATGCCACCTACTGGACCAGTTGTCGAGGGGCCACCAGCACCCCATGTTTGAGCGCGTGAATACATATCAGTAGCGCTTCCAGCAGCAGCGCCTGGTGCTCCCGTTGGACCAGCCGAATTTGGTGGTATATTCCAAGAGTTCCAGCTTCCACCACCTGAAGGACCCGATGGTCCGCCAGTTGAGGTCGAATTGTACATATCATAACCTCCATATCCTTGTGTTTGTTGCGGACCAGCTGCATAGTTCGACCATTGCGGTGGTGGTCCCTGTGGTCCCGGTGGTGCACCCCAACCTTGGTATGAACCAGGGCCGCTGTTTCCATAACCATAGCCTTGTTGTTGCGGCGAAGTTCCCCAACCTTGATAGCCAGGCATCATATTTGGAGCTCCAATTGGCATGTTAAGTGGTGGACCTCCCATTTGGCCATTTTGACCCTGCATCATATTAATAGGCGCGTGATGGGGGCCCCAATGATTGCATTCATTGCCAAGTTTTCCATAGCCACCACTAACATTGCTATTATTAGCGTTTTGACCACCAGATCCATCACGTGGTTCCGCCTTTTTGATTTCCACCTAAGAATTCATAGACAGTATTTTATAAAGGTGAAGtaaatgtattttgtatgcatcctacatattaatatatatatatacatatattggtaattcaaagaaatataaccacaataaaatcaaatgcaTATTACTAAAGCCactatgttatatttttttatactgagAATTAgtttaaaagaaacaaataaaaagtgcataaaaaatataccgtcaaaaaaaaattcttttactaaatatattatgtagTAGATGAGCTTGTATACGAAAGACATACCTGTTTGCCATTAAGATTGATGTACCGTTCATTGGTGACATGTTCCACAGAAGATTCCTCTTCAAAGGATAAGAAGCCGAAACCAcgcgattttttcttttcttgatCGTACATGATAACAACCTCAGTTACTTTGCCATATCGTCCAAAGAATGTACGCAAATCCGTCTCAGTTACATTGGATGGCAATCCACCAAGAAAAACTTTATAGCCGCCACCCTTTTTAGGTTTTTGAAGAGTGCGTGGATTACATGGTTTCGGATCGATTGTTCGCCCGTCAAGTGTATGCGGACCGCTTTGTAGTACATGGTTCACATTTGCAGGATCTGCAAAAGTAACGAAACCAAAACCACGGGAACGACCGCTCTCGTTGTTCTTCATTACTACACAATCAATGATTTCTCCGAAACGGCAGAAATAACGCGATAGATTCTCCTGCGTCGTCTCCCATGAAAGACCGCCAACAAAAAGTTTTCCCCTCTCGTCTTCCTCCATGATCTTCTGAGGActctttaaatatataaaacattttatggttagaatatgtgtatacaatTATAGTAATTGATATTGTTCTTACAGTTGCAGTTGTTGAAATCGTTTTTAGGCCGTTACTTCTTCTGTTGCTGCAGCAAACTTTTCTGTACTTTTTGCGCTGGTTTTCTAACCGAATATAGTATTTTTAATACCTTAATGAAGTTTAACTAGTAGTTTCTTAGTTTGTTATCGTTAGTTTTATTTAAGCAAAGTATAGCTAGCTTAAGTGAAGAAACTCGCTCCGACTACTGAAGGGGCTTGAATATGCTATATCCACACTTTGCGGTTGTTTAGCTTAGAGAACTAAAGCCACGACTTCAATACGTAACTTTCTAAATTTGATATAACAAACGTAAAGAGCAACAGCGTAAACGGCGATGGATTGCATGAAAATAGAAAGATATTAAGGGTTTAACACTTTGGTAATAcactttatatataattattttatattttaacacaGTATTTATTCACACACTTTTATACCTTAATTTAATCGGTGTAGTGACATTGACAAGTGTTTTgcgactaaaaaaaaatatactagcTAACAGTTATTATTTATAACATAGCCAAATACTTTTCGCGTCGTGACGTCTCTATTGATATCTCGAATTAAAATGaatgcaatattttaaaaacagtcTTTTAAGTTATGCACGAGTATGTTTTGAAGTAAAGCTATTTAACCCAAAGTTATTATCCGCCTATTTTTACGCATTTTCAGTTTGGCAACATCAGGTATACGGAAAACGGACGTACCTGACTCGGAAATATTCACCTCTATTATCGCTATTCACCATTAGCGGCATTTctatccaaaaacaaaatggaTGTCTCATGAGTGCTTAATCACAAAAATACCAGGCTAAAAACAAATGTAGGTAGCATCCaggtattttaataaatatttaacaccTTCATAACGTGAGataagcaaatttaaaaatattttatatgttatatacattACGCACCGAAACCGCCACATTTACAACATATAACCTAAAAATTCAATCTATACAACATTTAGCTTTGTCACAAAATGGGGCAAATACATACAAAGTTCCACAcagtgacatacatacatatgtaccaacctaatacaaacatatttacagcACAATCAATGGAATGCCGATGTCAATCCATTAAAGAGTATATGATTTACCGGTTGTATATATGTTCATCCTGACATCTTCTTCAGGcacaagtatttatatttttaaaaaatattgcttcctgcgcaatattgtatgtaaattgtacatttgtatacactaatatattttcaaatgcacatacttaagtatatacatGCGTAAATGGCCGACTCGGACTCGCGAGTTATTCCGTGTATACAcggtatacatatttgtaagtgGCGATGTGTGAATCGTGTGGATATACTTAGTATTTTGTATGTATAGAATAATATAaggaatttttcacttttcaggAAAATCGGTAGTACATAGGAAAATAAGCagttttaatgcaatttaacaaaaaacaatgtaaaaggccaaaacatatatgtattcataatTTTACTCCATTGCCTCGTACTAAATCCTAGCTGGATTGCTGCCGCGATGAACTACACTAAAGCTATCGCGATACCCATTCCCACATTAAATCAAGCATCCACAGTAATTTCTTTCAAGTTTTTAAGAGACACTAATTTGCGTAAACGCCAACCAAATAGTGGAAACTAGGGACAGCGGCAACCAGCTTGCTAATACACGTAAAATTCCGACACCCGAAAACGTTATATAAAGTCcttaaatcataaaaattttattctcaCCGTTTCCGCCAAGTGTTCGTCTGCGGGAATCTCAATTTATTCGCACTgcaaattcactaaatttaagttttttccttaaaaaactAGCTTATAATTAATTGTATGATTTGATGCATACGATTATAAcctaacttaaaaaaatgatttcgaCAAACTGAAACGCTGCATGCAGGAGGTGAGTTTTCCCTGTACTGAACTGTGGTGAAACTGTCTACGTCGCAGAGTACAATGACTGCTTGTCCAGTTCATAGTACTATAGATCCATCTCTTTTTTTCATATGAGTTGTGTAGGCTCGCAGTATTATGCCACGTTTTATTATTGAAACATTTTCCCTCCACAAAACGCTTGTGCATTCCAGCTATTTTGTCAATCATTAACCTTTATGTTGATccacaatttttaatacttccattcataataaaaataattaattaatactaaCTGTTTTCAAATATCaagcaataataattaaatgttattggAAGAAATTAGTAAACCAAGTTTTTCTCATCCTGATGTTAGTATACTGtactttatgaatatttatgttgaaaaatattgctaaaaagGACAACAGTGCTTACGAGCCTActgattcaaaaaaataaagtagTGTTAACGTTTTTGttctatatttctttaaagCTTTGGGCTTCAttacatatttgaaataaaatgtatgtatattttgtgtaCTAcagaatatacataaaatatttattttgaaatatacgtttaaattttctttgtaaaaattaGAAGAGAAGCagggaaaaatgttatttaaatatcaaCATTGCCATTTATTCATTCAAGCGGCAGAGTGCAATTTTAAGGAGTTGAATGGGATATcttatcattttatttacataatgaATGCACCTCTGAGGGGTTATATTAACATCTCTGGTTAATGAAATTCCTTCGGTCCGAAATTTTAACTGTAAATTACAGCCAACTTCAAGTCATTAATTTAAGTTCAATTTCAGTTTAACTAGACGAAtctcaaatatttctttattcattGAATTTCTTGtgattattgtttttgctgaaGTTTGTTTTTGCAGAAAGTAAATACGACTTATATAATAGTTGAACATTATTATCAAACAAATGCTCGAAATGGAAGCATTTCGAAAGCTTCAACCCGAAAGGAAAAACGACGCGGATAGTTCTCAGGAACAAATTGAATTAAACTCTAGCGTTGAGATGCATTCGCCTTCTCCTGTTTGTCATATTCAACCTCGGAAACTACGTTTTGCATCACCACAGATCAATGAGGAACCACAGAAACGGTCAAGCCCAGTACAAACGCGCTCGTCAGCAATTGCAGCTGTTTCGCCTCCTTACCGCAAAGTAAGAGCATTGAGACTTTTCGACACCCCCGCCACACCGAAAACCATTCTGCAAAAATCGAGAAACCATCTGTCTGCAGCGGTTGCAGCAGACGTTGCGCGAAAGAGCGAAATAGAGGAACGACCACGATCGCTACCATTGCATAGTCGAGTTTTAGATAATTTTCAACAGACCGCAAATGTGAATCCTTTTACCCCAGACAGTAAGACATTATAAACATACCTTtccttaatatatttaattatcttatttttgtttatatgtagGTTTTTTGGCTCGAAATAAGAAACGATGCCGAACTCAATTTGGTAGAGACAATTTAAGCAATCAATCACTAACGATATTTTTAAACACAGAGGCAGAAAATATAGAAGGAGGCGAAGAAGATGGCAATGTGGAAGTACTTCAAGCTCCAAAGAGACTAGCTTTGCAAGACACAAATATTAGCCGTTATCAAAAAGAATTCTTAGAAATATCTCTGATTGgttagtacatacataatatacgCCTTTGAGTTGTTCCTTTTATATGTATTAAGTTCAAACGCTTTTTAGGGATTGGAGAGTTCGGTTTAGTTTATCAGTGTCTTAATCGTTTGGATGGTTGCATATATGCCATTAAGAAAAGCATAAAACCGGTGGCAGGCAGTTTTTTCGAGTGAGTGTTTTAAATgttttgagaatattttatttattttttaaaatcatactaagcatattaaaatttgttttcaaatttaccTTATAGAAAACGGGCTCTGAACGAAGTATGGGCACATGCAGTATTAGGTAAACATGACAACGTTGTACGCTATTACTCTGCGTGGGCGGAAGATAATCATATGCTTATACAGAATGAATATTGCAACGGCGGCAGTTTACAATCTCTTATACAAAAACGTTTTCTCGTTGAGtctgaattgaaaattttattacttcatGTGGCAGAAGGATTGCGATATATACACTCAAATGATTTGGTGCATATGGACTTGAAATCAGGCAATATTTTTCTAACGAAAATGCCGTCGCTACATAAGTCCAGTTCAACACCGTTGACAAAAGAATACTACGAAGATGGTATGGATGGTATATATGAAGAACTTAGTAACACAGAGTGCATTACAACATATAAAATTGGTGATCTTGGGCATGTGACATCGGTAAAAGAACCACACGTTGAAGAAGGCGATTGTCGTTATTTACCATTTGAAATACTACAGGAAGATTTTAGTAACTTGTTTAAAGCAGATATATTTTCACTTGGTATGACACTGTTTGAAGCAGCCGGTGGAGGACCACTGCCGAAAAATGGACCTGAATGGCAGAACTTGCGTAACGGAGAAGTACCAAATATATCAACATTAAGTCCAGAATTTAATGAACTCATCAAACTTATGACACATCCCGATCCGGAAAAGCGCCCTTCATCAACATCTATATTTAATCATCcgtaagtaaaatataataatataaaatatagtgaAATATGTTAACTCATTGCcgattataatataataagatttctttattttgttcatgCAGTATATTGAGCTCATTGGAATCAAAGACGAAATCGCAACTTAATCAAGAGTTGACTATTGAAAAACGAAAGAATGAAATTTTACTACGCAAGTTACGCGAAGCTAAAAAACTACTCAAGCAGTATGAACAAAATGGAGGTAAGATAATATgtattaacaagtaaggaagaacaAAGTTCAGGTGTAACTggacattttatattcttgttaCTCTTGCGACATGCAAGGATCACAGCTGGTTAATTCTTTTAGGTGTTGGCAATATTGGAAAATGTAGAGAAAGTCACCGTCTGTTAGAAATGGATTTTATTGGGTCAATATTTCTcgtagcccccatataactcaTATTCAGGATTTTAAAACATCCggcttatatatttataaaattgcttgaaaataagttttcaaGTATACCTGAGATATGTCAAAAATGAATACAATCAGCCCTTCCATTTCTCTGTCCTAATATATTATATCTTATATTATGATTTCTAACTTTCACTTTGACTTCACACGGTCTAGTTTATGATTCCGTCAAAAAATGAAGTTGGCTCTTTCGCTActtttttatactattgcaacatgttgttgAGTATAATAGTCTGTTCAAATAgtggttgtatgtatcacctaaaactaatcgagatagatatagggttatatatacatatgtatatataaatgatcaggatgacgagacgagttgataTACGAAAGACTGTCCGTGCGTAaaaactgtaacttgagtaaaaattaagatatcttaataaaatttggtATGGGCGTTCcctggcaaaaaaaaaacgagttctttagatgggcgtaatcggatcacTGTCACGACCACAAAACGCTATTAACTGAAAACGTATAAATTACCAAAACTAAGCGCTAAATTATGATATAAAGCTATAATTTGGCACAGTAGCAAGAGGCACCTGTGagcaaaaagttttgaaaaagtaggAGATCTAATCTAATAAGTTTAatctacgtatgtatgtatctcctaAACCATTAAACCTACAACAACttaatattataagaactctcAGCGACAGTTTGAAAATGTATGATAACACCGTTCACACCCCATGTAACAGTACTGTTAAGAACTATGTACAAAAGGagcgataaattaataactaaatacgccagagacattaaattttatcccCGAGAcggtatgagagggctttaatGGAACCAGGATCAAAATTGAACGCTTTTATGTGAAATCACATacagatacatttttttttttaacttttatttttatttatatattacttGGATTCCGATCCCCTGGTTGATGTTAGGcaccctggctttgattcttgcaagttgcaagagtctACTTGTATAATACAaacaatttctatatttttaataattttactcaGAGGTTCTTATTGCGTCAAGTAATGTGGAGACCTTCTGcactgtttttaataattatcaatcttactatatttataattattttgtttacagcAAATCAAACCCCGCCTGCTTCTTTGGAACAGCGTTGTTTGCGCTCATATTCGCGCAAAAAACGCACACCATGCATCAGTTCTAAATTCGCGCAAAAAACACACACCATGCATCAGTTCTAAATTGGATGGTTTGCGCGATCGCAACAAAATGTTATTAACAAGTTAAATTATTGAATTGAGTAACTGAGTACTGTCAATAGTATTAATCGCAGAAGTTATACAAACGAATTTTACCCATTGTCcttattctatttttattttttaactataaacagactgtaaataagaaaatatataatatatatgtatgtacgccaATTGTACGGATATAGCTTTATTTCTCGATTTTTGATCACTAACGGTGACATTACTGGTTTACGAAAATACTAACAGGTTGTTACTAAACAAACATGACTACCTGACGGCaatcaaaatataatttgatttCTATTAAAGAAAATAGAATTATTAGTATGCATACAACAGACGACAACTATGGTAGATTCTTACTATAAAAGGAATTACTTACGATATACATACAATGTGTGTGGACATGTGTCAGAATAATTACGTGGaaaaatacaaatgcatttgtaaaatttttgtatctTGGAGGTTATTTCGATTAAAAAGATGTACAATCATTATACTTGTTTCAATGTTTATCATACcatttaatatgtttatttatatttgtaagttTTAGTTagacttttttactttttatttttgatgtaaaataaaaaaatataacgtgAATATTTCAACATTTGAAACATCTACATATTggcattattattttcatatatatatatatttttttttttcattatactttttttatttgcatttttttatatttaaacaatttaattagaaaaatctTTCTCATTATTATATGGATCTACATCATAACAATAAAATCCTTGTTGATACTGTCAGTCAGAATCATTAATGGTTTTTTTCCGTTTCTTGGCTTGTGAAATTTTTTGCTTAGGCCAATCctcctgaaaaaaaaataattaaatataatcatATATACGTATTATATTTTAAACCGTTTCGTTTAGCCTACTTCACTTGATTCTTCATCAGATGAATAAATCGTTTTAACGGGATCTGAGTTTTTCTTGTTACTCGCATTGTGGTTATTTGTATCTTTTTTACTAGTCGGTTGTTTTCTGCCACGTCCACTACCACCACGTCTCCCCACTGCTGTCGTTTCATCTTCAGCCGCCAGCGCAAATAGATCGCTATATTGcttctgaaaaattaaaaaaaatatatgtatatataatccaGCACATTGGATATATTGTAACAAAAGCATATCGAAATTTCGTTTTGGGTAAATATCgaggaaacaagaaaaattttaacttcgtTGCTCCGAATATTCTTCATATATATAACCTTTTCtcaatacaagaacttgattttcataGTTCAGTTTGCgtgacagttatatgctatattcGGCCGATCTGAAATTTATTCGGATAaggcatgccaaatttcgtgaaaatatcttgtcaaataataaaattctccGTTCAAGAACTTCATTGtctttgttcagtttgtatggcagttagaTGCTACAGTGCCCGGATATTGAGCAGCAACTTCGGAAGAAAAGaacgtttacaaatttaaggatcgataactcaaaaactgatggACTAGGACTAGTTCTCGTATGTAGAGAAAGCAGAGATTAATAAATTAACTCAGCTCGTcgcactgatcatttatatatgtatattccggTCTCCGACAATTCCTTTTGTGTGTTACGAACTTTAATATACGCTGTGcgtaaaaatgaaaacttaCTTTTGTGCTCTCATTACTATGTGTATACGCTGCTTGTAACGCGCGTTGCATAGTATCGTAAACGTAAAGCCCTGTGCCTGTACCATGCCTACAACTTCGTCGATAGTGCTCCAAGTGACTCAGCACCTGAAATAAGAATGAATAATGCcaattgtagttgttgttagtttGCGATTTatatgtctatgtatgtatacctgATCGGCGGAGGGTAAACTACTCATTGCAGAACTACCTTTAGTTAGTCTTTTCCGTTTGTTTGGAGAAGAGCTGGGATACTTTGACGTGAGCAGTGATGCTATGATTTCTGACAGTTTTTCCTCGCCGCGCTGACACCAGAAACTagaaacaattatatatttgtaattgtatgtatgttaataaaaaaattaatatgcgactaatacaaaaaatattagacCATGGTCGATAActtttaaaagaagaaattctTAGTAGGTTAGGCCCattgaaaaatcaaaacattgGTTATTTTAATTGTTCAGTTATATGAAAAGGTGCAAATACAAAAGCAGTTGGCCTTTTTACTACCTGCAACTTAATTATTTTGTTGGACTTGTAGTTTTGCGGAAATCGATATAACGCAGTTTTAAACTTTggcaattcaattttaaaattaaaaacattatttttaaaccaaaaataagaaaattgctAGCcttattgtaagtatgtatgatttTGTTTACCGTAATGCCGATGTGACAAAAGGATCACCCCGTGATTTTGTCTCTCTACTCAATAATAGTCGTATCAGTTCATTTGTGGGTTCCTCGTTTTTCAGCCataatagcatatagctgagaGCTTCTGGATGACTTGAAGATTCAAGCTCAGGTAAGATatcctaaaatataaaaattatataaataatcaaagCTTTATCATTATTTATGTTTCTCTGCAATGTATTCGTTGGGATATTCcggattttaataatttacctGTAAACACTTAAGCGGAACATCATGCGCTTGCACCAACTGCCACAGGCTCAGTTGCTCAAATGTTTCATAAACTAAGCTCTCGCGCAGGCAGTCGATCAGTCCATCCTGCTTGAAGAGTGTCAATTTGCCTTGCGCCACATAGTAAATAAGGTCACGCAAGTTCTTCGCATCGATACATCGCAACGTAATACGCAACAATTCGCTATTGTTTATGGCTGTACTTTTGAACTCGCGATAAATATCTGGCAAAAGCCAAAGGAAAATTATCGTACTTTCTTTTTCAAGTAAATCTAAGTCACGCGCTAAACAATCGTCAACTTTTTCACCACTCGCCTCACATAACAACCGATAAATTGGCGTTTTGAATTGTGTCGCCTGTTGGCTATTCTTACGCGTTTGTAATTTAACATGAACTTTCATAAAGTAAAGTAACAAATAAC
Above is a genomic segment from Bactrocera dorsalis isolate Fly_Bdor unplaced genomic scaffold, ASM2337382v1 BdCtg247, whole genome shotgun sequence containing:
- the LOC105233362 gene encoding heterogeneous nuclear ribonucleoprotein 27C, which produces MEEDERGKLFVGGLSWETTQENLSRYFCRFGEIIDCVVMKNNESGRSRGFGFVTFADPANVNHVLQSGPHTLDGRTIDPKPCNPRTLQKPKKGGGYKVFLGGLPSNVTETDLRTFFGRYGKVTEVVIMYDQEKKKSRGFGFLSFEEESSVEHVTNERYINLNGKQVEIKKAEPRDGSGGQNANNSNVSGGYGKLGNECNHWGPHHAPINMMQGQNGQMGGPPLNMPIGAPNMMPGYQGWGTSPQQQGYGYGNSGPGSYQGWGAPPGPQGPPPQWSNYAAGPQQTQGYGGYDMYNSTSTGGPSGPSGGGSWNSWNIPPNSAGPTGAPGAAAGSATDMYSRAQTWGAGGPSTTGPVGGMPRTGPGNSASKSGSEYDYGGYGSGYDYDYSNYGKQDGGASNYGAGPRSTYGNDSATQPPYAASQAV
- the LOC105233364 gene encoding wee1-like protein kinase, translating into MLEMEAFRKLQPERKNDADSSQEQIELNSSVEMHSPSPVCHIQPRKLRFASPQINEEPQKRSSPVQTRSSAIAAVSPPYRKVRALRLFDTPATPKTILQKSRNHLSAAVAADVARKSEIEERPRSLPLHSRVLDNFQQTANVNPFTPDSFLARNKKRCRTQFGRDNLSNQSLTIFLNTEAENIEGGEEDGNVEVLQAPKRLALQDTNISRYQKEFLEISLIGIGEFGLVYQCLNRLDGCIYAIKKSIKPVAGSFFEKRALNEVWAHAVLGKHDNVVRYYSAWAEDNHMLIQNEYCNGGSLQSLIQKRFLVESELKILLLHVAEGLRYIHSNDLVHMDLKSGNIFLTKMPSLHKSSSTPLTKEYYEDGMDGIYEELSNTECITTYKIGDLGHVTSVKEPHVEEGDCRYLPFEILQEDFSNLFKADIFSLGMTLFEAAGGGPLPKNGPEWQNLRNGEVPNISTLSPEFNELIKLMTHPDPEKRPSSTSIFNHPILSSLESKTKSQLNQELTIEKRKNEILLRKLREAKKLLKQYEQNGANQTPPASLEQRCLRSYSRKKRTPCISSKFAQKTHTMHQF